A single window of Actinomycetota bacterium DNA harbors:
- a CDS encoding rhodopsin, whose amino-acid sequence MVEPSDAVQVWLWIGTIGMALGALAFLFMAARERPGHRWFQTITFFIVGIAGIAYLAMALKQGWFPIAREGQSMAEPFYWARYVDWFFTTPLLLLDLALLAGATKEAIVWLLGLDVMMITTGFFAGVTSSNLRYIWFIVSALVFVWLLWVLLSEVLKAANERAPEVKAKFTQLAVLLAVVWTIYPILWLLGTEGFNVISITGEVAAFTIIDLVAKVGFGFLLLSNRKVLEAARPSLV is encoded by the coding sequence ATGGTTGAGCCCTCAGATGCCGTCCAGGTCTGGCTCTGGATCGGCACCATCGGCATGGCGCTCGGCGCCCTTGCCTTTTTGTTCATGGCGGCCCGTGAGAGGCCGGGCCACCGGTGGTTTCAGACCATCACCTTCTTCATCGTCGGCATCGCGGGCATTGCCTATCTGGCGATGGCCCTCAAGCAGGGCTGGTTCCCGATCGCGCGCGAGGGCCAGTCGATGGCCGAGCCCTTCTACTGGGCGCGCTACGTGGACTGGTTCTTCACCACGCCCCTGTTGCTGCTTGACCTGGCGCTGCTCGCCGGGGCCACAAAGGAGGCCATTGTCTGGCTCCTGGGTCTTGACGTCATGATGATCACTACGGGATTCTTCGCGGGAGTCACCTCCAGCAACCTCCGCTACATCTGGTTCATCGTCAGTGCCCTCGTCTTCGTCTGGCTGCTCTGGGTGCTGCTGTCGGAGGTCCTGAAGGCCGCCAACGAGCGCGCCCCCGAGGTGAAGGCCAAGTTCACCCAGTTGGCCGTGTTGCTCGCTGTCGTCTGGACGATCTATCCGATCCTCTGGCTACTCGGCACCGAGGGCTTTAACGTCATCAGCATCACCGGTGAGGTCGCGGCCTTCACCATCATCGACCTGGTCGCCAAGGTCGGCTTCGGCTTCCTGCTCCTTTCCAACCGAAAGGTGCTTGAGGCCGCCCGCCCGTCCTTGGTCTGA
- a CDS encoding glutamate racemase, producing the protein MAALPDSPIGVFDSGVGGLTVLDECLARLPSEHFVYFGDTDWFPYGDKSPDELRGRAEAIARWLLGAGAKLIVVACNTATAAALAHLQTHLDVPVIGVMTAESRAAVQSSRSRRIGLLATEATVASGSYQRMILAHHAGAEVTAVACPGLASAIQRDSPYDDELAEMVRDYTAPLRTAQVDTVILGCTHYPLVGKIIRRNVPADAVLISSGEEIAREIAVTLERQGVLRPGGEGDYRFACSGDPAAFRSIGSRFLQMPFGEVQQVDPGFIDGT; encoded by the coding sequence ATGGCCGCACTGCCCGACAGCCCCATCGGGGTGTTCGACTCCGGCGTGGGCGGGCTGACGGTGCTCGACGAGTGCCTGGCCCGCCTGCCATCGGAGCACTTCGTCTACTTCGGCGACACCGACTGGTTCCCGTACGGCGACAAGTCGCCCGATGAGCTGCGTGGGCGCGCCGAGGCGATCGCGCGGTGGCTGCTGGGAGCGGGGGCCAAGCTCATCGTGGTGGCGTGCAACACGGCCACCGCCGCGGCGCTGGCCCACCTGCAGACACACCTCGACGTGCCGGTGATCGGCGTGATGACCGCCGAGAGCCGCGCGGCGGTGCAAAGCAGCCGGTCGCGGCGCATCGGACTGCTTGCCACCGAGGCCACCGTGGCGTCGGGGTCGTACCAGCGGATGATCCTCGCGCACCACGCCGGGGCCGAGGTGACGGCCGTGGCGTGCCCGGGGCTGGCGTCGGCGATACAGCGCGACAGCCCGTACGACGACGAGCTGGCCGAGATGGTGCGCGACTACACCGCGCCGCTTCGCACCGCGCAGGTGGACACCGTGATACTCGGCTGCACGCACTACCCCCTCGTGGGGAAGATCATCCGGCGCAACGTGCCGGCCGATGCCGTGCTCATCTCGTCGGGCGAGGAGATCGCGCGCGAGATCGCCGTCACCCTCGAGCGCCAGGGCGTGCTGCGACCCGGTGGCGAAGGCGATTACCGCTTCGCCTGCTCGGGCGATCCGGCGGCGTTCCGCAGCATCGGCTCGAGGTTCCTGCAGATGCCGTTCGGCGAGGTGCAGCAGGTGGACCCGGGCTTCATCGACGGGACGTAG
- a CDS encoding thioredoxin family protein: MGLSGSAAITHNPTGHPGAGRGVAQCPGLHGRGVPPARGYDGPVSRAPAISVGDTVPGFVLPLTDGRTVDLSDLPGAQAIAVVFWCNHCPYVNAWLGRLNDLAEELADRGLVVICVNSNDAVTYPADSFDAMVERVRQTGTVFRYAHDETQDVARAYGAERTPEVFLLDADRRLRYRGAIDDSTEPGGVTQQWLHDAALAVLRGQDVAVTETPAVGCSVKWRH; this comes from the coding sequence ATGGGGCTGTCGGGCAGTGCGGCCATCACCCATAACCCTACGGGGCACCCCGGTGCGGGGCGCGGCGTCGCGCAATGCCCCGGCCTGCACGGGCGTGGCGTGCCCCCGGCGCGGGGTTACGATGGTCCGGTGAGCAGGGCACCTGCAATCTCTGTAGGAGACACCGTCCCGGGGTTCGTCCTGCCCCTCACCGACGGCCGCACCGTTGATCTCTCCGACCTTCCCGGCGCGCAGGCCATCGCCGTGGTGTTCTGGTGCAACCACTGCCCCTATGTCAACGCCTGGCTCGGGCGCCTCAATGACCTGGCAGAGGAGCTCGCCGACCGCGGGCTGGTGGTGATCTGCGTCAATAGCAACGATGCCGTCACCTACCCCGCCGACTCGTTCGACGCCATGGTGGAGAGGGTGCGCCAGACCGGCACGGTGTTCCGGTACGCGCATGATGAGACCCAGGACGTGGCCCGGGCCTACGGCGCCGAGCGCACGCCCGAGGTGTTCCTGCTCGACGCCGACCGGCGCCTCAGGTACCGCGGCGCCATCGACGACTCCACCGAGCCCGGGGGAGTGACTCAGCAGTGGCTGCACGACGCCGCTCTGGCCGTGCTGCGCGGGCAGGACGTCGCCGTCACCGAGACGCCCGCGGTGGGCTGCTCGGTGAAGTGGCGCCACTGA
- a CDS encoding MFS transporter, with amino-acid sequence MVVLDVAVVNVALPAMRADLGFSATGLQWVVNAYTLTYAGFLLLGGRTADIFGRRRMFLVALLVFTLASLVCGLAPTSGTLIAARAIQGLGAAILAPVTLTIVTITFTQPRERAYALGWWGASLASGGAVGVLIGGILTDLLSWRWIFLINLPVGVLGTIAARALLRESRADTRDRSLDIGGAVTVTLGLTALVFGVVQSETHGWSSPWTAVPLVAAVVLIALFAFIELKVARAPIAPLRIFRSRALTAANIAMFCVGASMFAMWYFVSLYLQLVLGQSPLIAGLSFIPAALAIIVASQVAGRLVPRLGPRPLLVAAGLMISAALFWMSGLSADGSYLTDILGPIILVSIGLGLAFPPSTWAATAGVAPHEAGLASGLINSNRQIGGAVGLGVLATIAAAHSATLSADQSPASALAGGYSLALVVAGVVALGAVVAALAIPGSRPSPTVAATVGAPAAAAGAGVGPAAGEPTS; translated from the coding sequence ATGGTGGTGCTGGACGTCGCGGTGGTGAACGTGGCCCTGCCCGCCATGCGCGCCGACCTGGGCTTCAGCGCCACGGGCCTGCAGTGGGTGGTGAACGCCTACACGCTCACCTACGCGGGGTTCCTGCTCCTGGGCGGGCGCACCGCCGACATCTTCGGCCGGCGGCGGATGTTCCTGGTGGCGCTGCTGGTGTTCACCCTGGCGTCGCTCGTGTGCGGGCTCGCCCCCACCTCGGGCACGCTCATCGCGGCCCGGGCAATCCAGGGCCTCGGCGCGGCCATACTCGCGCCGGTCACCCTCACCATCGTCACCATCACCTTCACCCAGCCGCGCGAGCGCGCCTATGCGCTGGGCTGGTGGGGCGCATCGCTTGCCAGCGGCGGCGCGGTGGGCGTACTGATCGGGGGAATCCTCACCGATCTGCTCTCATGGCGGTGGATCTTCCTCATCAACCTGCCCGTGGGGGTGCTGGGTACCATCGCCGCCCGCGCCCTGCTGAGGGAGAGCCGCGCCGACACCCGCGATCGCAGCCTCGACATCGGCGGCGCGGTGACGGTCACCCTCGGGCTCACCGCGCTGGTGTTCGGGGTGGTGCAGAGCGAGACCCACGGGTGGTCATCGCCATGGACGGCGGTGCCGCTCGTGGCGGCCGTGGTGCTCATCGCGCTCTTCGCGTTCATCGAGCTCAAGGTGGCGCGCGCGCCCATCGCCCCCTTGCGCATCTTCCGCTCGCGCGCACTCACCGCGGCCAACATCGCGATGTTCTGCGTGGGCGCTTCGATGTTCGCCATGTGGTACTTCGTGTCGCTCTACCTGCAGCTGGTGCTGGGCCAGAGCCCGCTCATCGCGGGGCTCAGCTTCATCCCCGCGGCGCTGGCGATCATCGTGGCCTCGCAGGTGGCGGGCCGCCTGGTGCCGCGGCTCGGCCCGCGCCCCCTGCTGGTGGCTGCCGGCCTCATGATCTCGGCCGCGCTGTTCTGGATGTCTGGCCTGAGCGCCGACGGCTCGTACCTCACGGACATCCTCGGGCCCATCATCCTGGTGTCCATCGGGCTCGGGCTGGCGTTCCCGCCCAGCACCTGGGCGGCCACGGCCGGGGTGGCCCCGCACGAGGCCGGGTTGGCATCGGGGCTCATCAACAGCAACCGGCAGATCGGCGGCGCCGTGGGCCTTGGCGTGCTGGCCACCATCGCCGCCGCGCACAGCGCCACGTTGTCGGCCGATCAGTCGCCGGCGTCCGCGCTGGCCGGCGGCTACTCGCTGGCGCTGGTTGTGGCTGGCGTGGTGGCGCTGGGCGCGGTGGTGGCCGCCCTTGCCATACCGGGGTCGCGCCCATCGCCCACCGTGGCCGCGACGGTGGGCGCGCCCGCGGCCGCGGCCGGGGCCGGGGTCGGGCCCGCGGCCGGGGAGCCGACCTCCTAG
- a CDS encoding flavin reductase family protein codes for MAESHLPGVEPDDFKAALGRWASGITVVTAQGPDGPVGLTASAFSSLSLHPPLILVCIGMASYHHEHLTGAPAFAVHILDSTQEEVSNTFAFKREDRFEDIAVEEGPLGVPMMPGCLARLACERHAVVDGGDHSILVGRVLQADVTDGRPLAWWQSGYRRLAE; via the coding sequence ATGGCTGAATCGCACCTTCCCGGCGTGGAGCCGGACGACTTCAAGGCGGCCCTCGGGCGCTGGGCAAGCGGCATCACGGTGGTCACGGCGCAGGGGCCCGACGGCCCCGTGGGCCTCACCGCCTCGGCGTTCTCGTCGCTCTCGCTGCACCCGCCGCTCATCCTGGTATGCATCGGCATGGCTTCGTACCACCACGAGCACCTCACGGGTGCGCCGGCCTTCGCCGTGCACATCCTCGACTCCACGCAGGAGGAGGTGTCCAACACCTTCGCCTTCAAGCGCGAGGATCGCTTCGAGGACATCGCGGTGGAGGAGGGTCCGCTGGGGGTGCCGATGATGCCCGGGTGCCTGGCCCGCCTGGCCTGCGAGCGCCACGCCGTGGTGGACGGCGGCGACCACTCGATACTCGTGGGCCGCGTGCTGCAGGCAGACGTGACCGACGGCCGGCCGCTCGCCTGGTGGCAGAGCGGCTACCGGCGCCTGGCCGAGTAG
- the gcvP gene encoding aminomethyl-transferring glycine dehydrogenase yields the protein MATTSQRTDLRALEADDDFIRRHIGPAYDDVAHMLGVVGAASLDELIDQTVPASIRLERPLDLPAAVSEAETIARLRALADRNTVMRSMIGLGYHGTITPPVVLRNILENPAWYTSYTPYQPEVSQGRLEALLTFQTLVSDLTGLELANASLLDEGTAAAEAMTMAQRAGTSDSPVFFIDSECHPQTIAVVQTRAVPLGIEVQVGDPSADLPADMFGALLASPASTGEVRDLSPAIEHVHAAGGLAIVVADPLSMVLVTSPGAMGADIAVGSMQRFGTPMAFGGPHAGFIATHEQYARSLPGRLVGVSIDAAGRPALRLALQTREQHIRREKATSNVCTAQALLAITNAMYASWHGPDGLRRIAERITRLTGILAQGLRDGGVQLENDTWFDTITARVPGRAADVHRAARAEGINLREMGDDRIGMTIDEVTSQADLQAVWRAFGVQASVEGLDATAPEGIPSSLLRDDAILGHPVFHRYRTETEMLRYIRRLSDRDLALDRTMIPLGSCTMKLNATTEMEPITWAEFANIHPFAPDDQTQGYLQMIRDLEAALCEVTGYDAVSLQPNAGSQGELAGLLAIRSFHLANGDDQRTVCLIPSSAHGTNPASAVMAGMSVTVVGCDADGDVDLAELRAKAAEAGDRLAAIMITYPSTHGVFEEGVGEICSIVHEHGGQVYVDGANLNALVGLAKPGEFGADVSHLNLHKTFCIPHGGGGPGVGPVAVRAHLAPHLPNHPTRPDAGPASGVGPVSAAPWGSAGILPIPWAYITMMGGGGLTQATKVAILSANYVAVRLAPHYPILHTGTNERVAHECILDMRPIKDASGVTVDDIAKRLIDHGIHAPTMSFPVAGTLMVEPTESEPLGEIDRFCDAMIEIRDEIARVQAGEWSADDSPLRHAPHTAADVATDAWDRPYSRDLAAYPVAGMEGTKYWPPVGRIDSVHGDRNLTCSCLPVGAYSEA from the coding sequence ATGGCCACCACCAGTCAGCGCACCGACCTCCGGGCACTCGAGGCCGATGACGATTTCATCAGGCGCCACATCGGCCCCGCGTACGACGACGTCGCGCACATGCTTGGCGTGGTGGGCGCGGCCTCTCTCGATGAGCTGATCGACCAGACCGTGCCGGCGTCCATCCGCCTGGAGCGCCCGCTCGACCTTCCCGCCGCGGTGTCGGAGGCCGAGACCATCGCCCGCCTGCGCGCGCTGGCCGACCGCAACACCGTGATGCGATCGATGATCGGCCTGGGCTACCACGGCACCATCACGCCGCCGGTAGTGCTGCGCAATATCCTCGAGAACCCCGCTTGGTACACCTCATACACGCCGTACCAACCTGAGGTCTCGCAGGGGCGCTTGGAGGCGCTGCTCACGTTCCAGACACTGGTGAGCGACCTCACCGGCCTCGAGCTCGCCAATGCCTCGCTGCTCGACGAGGGCACCGCCGCCGCCGAGGCCATGACCATGGCGCAGCGCGCGGGCACGAGCGACTCGCCGGTGTTCTTCATCGATTCCGAGTGCCACCCGCAGACCATCGCGGTGGTGCAGACCCGCGCCGTGCCGCTGGGCATCGAGGTGCAGGTGGGCGACCCGTCGGCCGACCTTCCCGCCGACATGTTCGGGGCACTGCTGGCCAGCCCGGCATCCACGGGCGAGGTGCGCGACCTCTCCCCCGCCATCGAGCACGTGCACGCCGCAGGCGGGCTGGCCATCGTGGTGGCCGACCCGCTCTCGATGGTGCTGGTCACCTCACCCGGCGCCATGGGTGCCGACATCGCCGTGGGGTCGATGCAGCGCTTCGGCACGCCCATGGCCTTCGGGGGCCCGCACGCCGGGTTCATCGCCACGCACGAGCAGTACGCCCGCTCGCTGCCCGGTCGCCTGGTGGGGGTGTCCATCGACGCCGCCGGCCGCCCGGCGCTGCGCCTGGCGCTGCAGACCCGCGAGCAGCACATCCGCCGCGAGAAGGCCACCAGCAACGTGTGCACCGCGCAGGCGCTGCTGGCCATCACCAACGCCATGTATGCCTCGTGGCACGGGCCCGACGGCCTGCGCCGCATCGCCGAGCGCATCACCCGCCTCACGGGAATCCTGGCCCAGGGCCTGCGCGATGGCGGCGTGCAGCTGGAGAACGACACCTGGTTCGACACCATCACGGCCCGCGTTCCCGGCCGGGCCGCAGACGTGCACCGCGCTGCGCGCGCCGAGGGCATCAACCTGCGCGAGATGGGCGACGACCGCATCGGCATGACCATCGACGAGGTCACGTCGCAGGCAGACCTGCAGGCCGTGTGGCGCGCGTTCGGCGTGCAGGCGTCGGTGGAGGGCCTCGACGCCACGGCGCCCGAGGGCATCCCGTCCTCCCTGCTGCGCGACGACGCCATCCTGGGTCACCCGGTGTTCCACCGGTACCGCACCGAGACCGAGATGCTCCGGTACATCCGCCGGCTGTCCGACCGCGACCTGGCGCTCGACCGCACGATGATCCCGCTCGGCTCGTGCACCATGAAGCTCAACGCCACCACCGAGATGGAGCCCATCACCTGGGCCGAGTTCGCGAACATCCACCCGTTCGCGCCGGACGACCAGACGCAGGGCTACCTGCAGATGATCCGCGACCTCGAGGCCGCGCTCTGCGAAGTGACCGGCTACGACGCGGTGTCCCTGCAGCCCAACGCCGGGTCGCAGGGCGAGCTCGCGGGCCTTCTGGCCATTCGGTCGTTCCACCTGGCGAACGGCGACGATCAGCGCACCGTGTGCCTCATCCCGTCGTCCGCGCACGGCACCAACCCGGCGTCGGCCGTGATGGCCGGCATGAGCGTCACGGTGGTGGGCTGCGACGCCGACGGCGACGTCGACCTGGCCGAGCTTCGCGCCAAGGCCGCCGAGGCCGGTGACCGCCTGGCGGCGATCATGATCACCTACCCCTCCACCCACGGGGTGTTCGAGGAGGGCGTGGGCGAGATCTGCTCCATCGTGCACGAGCACGGCGGGCAGGTGTACGTGGACGGCGCCAACCTCAACGCGCTCGTGGGGCTCGCCAAGCCCGGCGAGTTCGGCGCCGACGTGTCGCACCTTAACCTGCACAAGACCTTCTGCATCCCGCACGGCGGCGGCGGGCCTGGCGTGGGCCCGGTGGCGGTGCGCGCCCACCTGGCGCCGCACCTGCCCAACCACCCGACGCGCCCGGATGCCGGCCCGGCATCCGGCGTCGGCCCGGTGTCGGCGGCGCCGTGGGGGTCGGCGGGAATCCTGCCCATCCCCTGGGCCTACATCACCATGATGGGCGGCGGAGGACTCACGCAGGCCACCAAGGTGGCGATCCTCTCGGCCAACTACGTGGCCGTGCGCCTGGCGCCGCACTACCCCATCCTGCACACCGGGACCAACGAGCGCGTGGCGCACGAGTGCATCCTCGACATGCGGCCCATCAAGGACGCCTCGGGGGTCACCGTGGACGACATCGCCAAGCGGCTCATCGACCACGGAATCCATGCGCCCACGATGTCGTTCCCGGTGGCGGGCACGCTCATGGTGGAGCCCACCGAGAGCGAGCCCCTCGGCGAGATCGACCGCTTCTGCGACGCCATGATCGAGATCCGCGACGAGATCGCCCGCGTGCAGGCCGGCGAGTGGTCTGCCGACGACAGCCCGCTGCGCCATGCCCCGCACACCGCCGCCGACGTGGCCACCGACGCCTGGGACCGGCCCTACAGCCGCGACCTGGCGGCCTACCCCGTGGCGGGCATGGAGGGCACCAAGTACTGGCCGCCGGTCGGCCGAATCGACTCGGTGCACGGCGATCGCAACCTCACCTGCTCATGCCTGCCGGTAGGGGCGTACTCTGAGGCCTGA
- a CDS encoding amino acid ABC transporter substrate-binding protein, whose amino-acid sequence MRRPVFVLVAIAAAGTALAGASAATAQVPRVVTALTIAGNGPFDIRQGGKLTGFDIQLVNQAATIAGVKDVTWKVVTFDSLLDQVQNGAAMMGASSITITPQRSAQVTFGSPYLQANMGIVTRRGTTSITSKATLKGQTIGVLEGSTAVPVAKGIQGAKVLQYTTMPATYKALLDAKVNAVINDYGQSRWYVKNNANKFRYAGIIPVDQQYGLAFNDDQDALRVAMNRALAKMKKNGQYQALIKKWGLESLAP is encoded by the coding sequence ATGCGCCGCCCTGTCTTCGTCCTCGTCGCCATCGCTGCCGCCGGTACCGCCCTCGCCGGCGCGTCGGCCGCCACTGCCCAGGTGCCACGGGTGGTCACCGCGCTCACCATCGCCGGCAACGGCCCGTTCGACATCCGCCAGGGCGGCAAGCTCACGGGCTTTGACATCCAGCTGGTCAACCAGGCTGCGACCATCGCGGGCGTCAAGGACGTCACCTGGAAGGTCGTGACCTTCGACTCCCTGCTCGACCAGGTGCAGAACGGCGCGGCCATGATGGGCGCGTCGTCCATCACCATCACCCCGCAGCGATCGGCGCAGGTGACCTTCGGCAGCCCCTACCTGCAGGCCAACATGGGCATCGTCACCCGGCGCGGCACCACGAGCATCACGAGCAAGGCGACGCTCAAGGGCCAGACCATCGGGGTGCTGGAGGGCAGTACCGCCGTACCGGTGGCGAAGGGGATCCAGGGGGCGAAGGTGCTGCAGTACACCACCATGCCCGCCACCTACAAGGCGCTGCTCGACGCCAAGGTGAACGCCGTCATCAACGACTACGGGCAGTCGCGCTGGTACGTGAAGAACAACGCGAACAAGTTCCGCTACGCCGGCATCATCCCCGTGGACCAGCAGTACGGCCTGGCCTTCAACGACGACCAGGACGCCCTGCGCGTGGCCATGAACCGCGCGCTGGCGAAGATGAAGAAGAACGGCCAGTACCAGGCGCTGATCAAGAAGTGGGGCCTGGAGTCGCTGGCGCCCTAG
- a CDS encoding acyltransferase, whose protein sequence is MPALDGVRALAVAAVVMFHLPVTQLGGGYIGVDLFLVLSGYLITSLLVAEAEGTGRIRLGAFWMRRIRRLIPALVVMLAVTAAWMALVDWSLVTRTKTMLLAGLGYVTNWYVVAVPWVPWSPGARSGAYEHLWSLAVEEQFYLVWPLVMGAVMMLFGLGRRTLLAGAIAGAAASVALSFLIFDESWASRARIYLGTDTRAIALLIGIIAALALPPARFTAWRLSGLRGGLVELAGVVGLVGTLGLLLGFSQGQALLYQGGFAIIAVAAGLLVISAAHPGTSVARLLSLAPLIWVGARSYGIYLWHLPVVTLLAPEHGVALPAGWLSLLHVVVTVTIAALSYRFIEMPIRSRGFRRAFARARARGRRRPRAPATPGPTS, encoded by the coding sequence ATGCCCGCCCTCGACGGGGTGCGCGCCCTCGCCGTGGCCGCGGTGGTGATGTTCCACCTGCCCGTCACGCAGTTGGGCGGCGGGTACATCGGGGTCGATCTGTTCTTGGTGCTGTCGGGCTACCTCATCACCTCATTGCTCGTGGCCGAGGCCGAGGGCACGGGACGCATCCGGCTGGGTGCGTTCTGGATGCGGCGCATCCGCCGGCTCATTCCCGCGCTCGTGGTGATGCTGGCGGTCACGGCAGCGTGGATGGCACTGGTCGACTGGTCGCTGGTCACCCGCACGAAGACCATGCTGCTGGCGGGCCTGGGGTACGTGACCAACTGGTACGTGGTGGCCGTGCCGTGGGTGCCATGGAGCCCCGGCGCCCGTAGCGGCGCATACGAGCACCTGTGGTCGCTGGCGGTGGAGGAGCAGTTCTACCTGGTGTGGCCGCTGGTGATGGGCGCGGTGATGATGCTGTTCGGCCTGGGCCGGCGCACCCTGCTGGCGGGGGCCATCGCGGGCGCCGCGGCGTCGGTGGCGCTTTCGTTCCTGATCTTCGACGAGTCATGGGCGTCGCGGGCGCGCATCTACCTGGGCACCGACACCCGGGCCATCGCGCTGCTCATCGGCATCATCGCGGCGCTCGCGCTGCCGCCCGCGCGGTTCACCGCATGGAGGTTGTCCGGGCTACGCGGCGGGCTGGTGGAGCTGGCGGGCGTGGTGGGGCTGGTGGGCACGCTCGGGCTGCTGCTGGGCTTCTCGCAGGGGCAGGCGCTGCTGTACCAAGGCGGGTTCGCGATCATCGCGGTGGCGGCGGGCCTGCTGGTGATCTCAGCGGCCCACCCGGGCACCTCCGTCGCGCGGCTGCTCTCGCTGGCGCCGCTCATCTGGGTCGGCGCGCGGTCGTACGGCATCTACCTGTGGCACCTGCCGGTGGTCACGCTGCTGGCCCCGGAGCACGGCGTGGCGCTGCCGGCAGGGTGGCTGTCGCTGCTGCACGTGGTGGTGACAGTCACCATCGCGGCCCTGTCGTACCGCTTCATCGAGATGCCCATCCGCTCCAGGGGTTTCCGCCGGGCGTTCGCCCGCGCGCGGGCGAGGGGGCGGCGTCGTCCTAGGGCGCCAGCGACTCCAGGCCCCACTTCTTGA
- a CDS encoding VWA domain-containing protein — protein MSTKESPFPAAPVEAEWRRQSDLTRFYALFPSSALARDIFNIVEGQRIEALIRRQYPGIRRDMDLIQEQTLLRREEMGTSPADLPEVGQVIDALMVSTMDGEPPFDDMPAHVREASEGAIAMLPEVEAEGATVGDTARVTARIYSMIDEVMQAGRRGITEPFSDDAMNQQARKPEQAEGEQETGDVDFNPLDEYEPMEMPPFVPPVMEELVQPESNAMNQIEAEGAEGDAEKDGDTSEEVEAESMEAADNVMQSQQVSEGQMDEDAVAQKAEAEAEIEESGRGSDAEGEETPDSAGGMTPEGAGPEVGQGDEPEEEDLGEQVFMYDEWDHRIEDYRPSWCTLRETRATREVPAFVAAVFHEYGGVVTQIRRNFQLMRPERMRKMRFQAEGDDLDLDGLVEHVVDRRAKITPTDRVYIKRDKKDRDVTTAFLVDMSSSTDRKIDGRKRIIDIEKEGLILMCEALEAIRDEYAIYGFSGNGRDDAQFYTVKEIGERYDDRVRWRIGGIYGRSKTRMGPAIRHATKRLMGVDSSVKLMILLTDGRPYDSDTYQDNAYAQADTQMALREARREKIHLFCVTVDQEGADYLPQMYSDANFVVIDDVRTLPQKLPQLYRRLTT, from the coding sequence ATGAGCACCAAGGAGAGCCCGTTCCCCGCAGCGCCGGTGGAGGCCGAATGGCGGCGCCAGAGCGACCTCACCAGGTTCTACGCGCTGTTCCCGTCGTCGGCGCTGGCACGTGACATCTTCAACATCGTGGAGGGCCAGCGCATCGAGGCGCTGATCCGGCGCCAGTACCCGGGCATCCGCCGCGACATGGACCTCATCCAGGAGCAGACGCTGCTGCGCCGCGAGGAGATGGGCACGTCGCCGGCCGACCTGCCCGAGGTGGGGCAGGTAATCGACGCCCTCATGGTGTCCACCATGGACGGCGAGCCGCCGTTCGACGACATGCCGGCGCACGTGCGCGAGGCCAGCGAGGGCGCCATCGCGATGCTGCCCGAGGTCGAGGCCGAGGGCGCCACCGTGGGCGACACCGCCCGCGTGACCGCCCGCATCTACTCGATGATCGACGAGGTGATGCAGGCCGGACGCCGCGGCATCACCGAGCCGTTCTCGGACGACGCCATGAACCAGCAGGCCCGGAAGCCCGAGCAGGCCGAAGGCGAGCAGGAGACCGGCGACGTCGACTTCAACCCGCTGGATGAGTACGAGCCCATGGAGATGCCGCCCTTCGTGCCGCCCGTCATGGAGGAGCTCGTGCAGCCCGAGAGCAACGCCATGAACCAGATCGAGGCCGAGGGGGCCGAGGGCGACGCCGAGAAGGATGGCGACACGAGCGAGGAGGTCGAGGCGGAGTCGATGGAGGCCGCCGACAATGTCATGCAGTCGCAGCAGGTGTCCGAGGGCCAGATGGACGAGGACGCCGTCGCGCAGAAGGCCGAGGCCGAGGCCGAGATCGAGGAGAGCGGCCGGGGCAGCGACGCCGAGGGCGAGGAGACCCCCGACTCCGCCGGCGGCATGACCCCCGAGGGCGCCGGGCCCGAGGTGGGGCAGGGCGATGAGCCCGAGGAGGAGGACCTCGGCGAACAGGTCTTCATGTACGACGAGTGGGACCACCGCATCGAGGACTACCGGCCGTCGTGGTGCACGCTGCGCGAGACGCGCGCCACCCGCGAGGTGCCGGCATTCGTGGCCGCGGTGTTCCACGAGTACGGCGGCGTGGTCACGCAGATCCGCAGGAACTTCCAGCTCATGCGCCCCGAGCGCATGCGCAAGATGAGGTTCCAGGCCGAGGGCGACGACCTCGACCTGGATGGCCTGGTGGAGCATGTGGTGGACCGGCGCGCCAAGATCACGCCCACCGACCGCGTGTACATCAAGCGCGACAAGAAGGACCGCGACGTCACTACGGCGTTCCTCGTGGACATGTCGTCGTCAACCGACCGCAAGATCGATGGCCGCAAGCGCATCATCGACATCGAGAAGGAGGGCCTCATCCTGATGTGCGAGGCACTCGAGGCTATCCGCGACGAGTACGCCATCTACGGCTTCTCGGGCAACGGCCGCGACGACGCGCAGTTCTACACCGTGAAGGAGATCGGCGAGCGCTACGACGACCGCGTGCGCTGGCGCATCGGCGGCATCTACGGCCGCAGCAAGACCCGCATGGGCCCGGCGATCCGCCACGCCACCAAGCGCCTCATGGGCGTGGACAGCAGCGTCAAGCTGATGATCCTGCTCACCGACGGCCGCCCTTACGACTCAGACACCTACCAGGACAACGCCTACGCGCAGGCCGACACCCAGATGGCCTTGCGCGAGGCGCGTCGCGAGAAGATCCACCTCTTCTGCGTGACCGTGGACCAGGAGGGCGCGGACTACCTGCCGCAGATGTACTCGGACGCCAACTTCGTGGTGATCGACGACGTCCGCACGCTGCCGCAGAAGCTTCCTCAGCTATACCGGAGGCTGACCACCTAG